The following nucleotide sequence is from Barnesiella viscericola DSM 18177.
TTGCCAACGACATCACCAACCCGATGGTCAAGGCCTTTTCGAAAATCTTCCGCATGAGCGTGACCGACGGGACGCTGGTGCAGGTAGCCTTCTACGGAGGCTATTTTGCCATGGCTTTCCCGGCAGCCATGTTTATCCGCAAGTACACCTACAAGGCCGGTGTGCTGCTGGGGCTCGGCCTCTATGCGCTGGGTGCGCTGGCCTTTTTCCCGGCCAAGTTGACGGGCAACTACTATCCGTTTCTGTTGGCCTATTTTATCATGACCTGCGGTCTGTCGTTTCTCGAAACCAGTTGTAACCCCTATATTCTCTCCATGGGTTCCGAGGAGACGGCAACCCGCCGGCTCAACCTGGCCCAGGCCTTCAACCCCATCGGCTCGCTGCTGGGCATGTATGTGGCCATGAATTTTATCCAGAACAAGCTGCACCCGTTGGATACGGCCGAAAGGGCACAGCTCTCTCATGCCGAATTTGAGGCCATACGCGATTATGACCTGTCGGTGCTCATTGCCCCCTATCTGATTATCGGGGTGGTGATTCTCGTGATGCTGCTGGTCATTCGGTCGACGCCGATGCCCCGGAATGCCGATACTTCCAAGTCTATCGACTTTATTCCCACGCTGAAACGCATCTTTTCCAAGAGACATTATAAGTACGGCGTTGTCGCACAGTTCTTCTACGTAGGGGCACAGATCATGTGCTGGACCTTTATTATCCAGTACGGTACCCATCTGTTCACGTCGCAAGGTATGGAAGAGCAGGCGGCCGAGGTGTTGTCGCAGAAATACAATATCATAGCCATGGTTATCTTTTGCGTGAGCCGTTTCATCTGTACCTTTATCTTGAAGTATGTGAAGCCGGGCCGGCTTTTGATGGTGCTGGCGGTGGCGGCGCTTGTGCTCACGGCCGGGGTGATATTCTGTGTGGAGAGCGTTTGGGGCATGTATTGTCTGGTCGGGGTTTCGGCCTGCATGTCGCTGATGTTCCCCACCATCTACGGCATAGCCCTGAAAGGCATGGGCGACGATGCCAAGTTCGGTGCCGCCGGCCTTATCATGGCCATCTTGGGCGGGTCGGTGTTGCCGCCGGTTCAGGCCGCTATCATCGACTGCAAGGAGCTGTTCGGCATGCCGGCCGTGAATGTATCGTTCATTCTTCCCTTCATCTGTTTCGTGGTGATTGTCATCTACGGTTATCACATGCGCCGGGCGGTGTGAGTGTTTTTCACGCACCCGCTTTCTGTGGAGTGTATGGGTTAAAGTGATACCTTTGTTGCGGGTAGGGTGAGTGGCTTTCTCGATTGCGCGGGAAAGCCACTTGCCCTACTCTTGTTTTCGGGGCGGGAGACCGGGGTGAAAAAGGGGGACCGTGGGTTGTTTACTGGTTGGGTGGGGGATATTTTGAAGCAATGATGAAAAATCAGACGGCCTATTGCGCATTTCAACCTCTATTTTGGTCGTTTCACCGGCAGGCGGGTGTTGGATAACCCGTAAGGGTCGTAACTTTGTAACGATTATAAATTTAGTATCTATCACATATGTTTGCAAAGATCGTACACTTTTCAGTCCGAAGGAAGCTGTTTGTAGCCCTGACTACGCTGCTGCTTCTGGCGGGGGGCGTCTACTCCATGCTGACGTTGCCCATCGATGCCGTGCCCGACATTACCAACAACCAGGTGCAGATTGTCACCGTGTCGCCCACGTTGGCTCCGCAAGAGGTGGAACAGCTCATTACCTTCCCTATCGAGATAGCCATGAGCAACGTGATGAATGTCGAGGAGATACGCTCGGTATCGCGTTTCGGGCTGTCGCTCGTGACGGTGGTTTTCAAGGAGGACGTGCCCACGTTGGATGCCCGCCAGCTGGTCAACGAGCAGATTCAAATGGTGTCGGGCGAGATTCCACCCGAGCTGGGAACGCCCGAGCTAATGCCTATCACCACCGGATTGGGTGAGATTTATCAATATGTACTCAAAGTGGCGCCGGGCTATGAAGACCGCTACGACGCCATGGAGCTGCGCACCATTCAGGACTGGATTGTGAAGCGGCAGCTCTCGGGTATTCCCGGCATCGTCGAAATCAACAGCTTCGGCGGTTATCTGAAACAATACGAAGTAGCGGTCGATCCCGATGCCCTCTATTCGCTCAACATCACCATCGGCGAGGTGTTCGAGGCCCTGAGCCGCAACAACCAGAACACCGGCGGTAGCTATATCGAGAAAGTGAACCGGGCCTACTATATCCGCTCGGAGGGTATGATTAACGACCTGAAAGATGTGGAGCAGATTGTGGTGACCAACCGGGGCGGTATACCGGTACACATCGGCGACATCGGCCGGGTGCAGTTCGGTGCTCCCAAGCGCTTCGGAGCCATGACCAAGGACGGTGAGGGCGAGTGTGTGGGTGGTATCGCCATGATGCTCAAAGGGGCCAACGCCAACGTGGTGACCAAGGAGTTGGAGAAGCGGGTGGCCAAGGTGCAGCAGATGTTGCCCGAAGGAGTGTCGGTCGAGCCTTACCTGAACCGCTCGGAACTGGTGAACCGCAATATCTCGACCGTGATACGCAACCTGGTAGAGGGTGCCATCATTGTGTTCCTGGTGCTCATCATCTTCCTGGGGAATGTGCGGGCCGGCCTGATTGTGGCGTCGGTCATTCCGCTGGCCATGCTCTTTGCCTTTATCCTGATGCGTATCTTCAACGTGTCGGCCAACTTGATGAGTCTCGGTGCCATCGACTTCGGTATCGTGGTCGACGGCTCCATCGTCATCTTGGAGGGTATCCTGGCCCATCTCTACGGGAAGGAGCTCAGGGGTCGCACCCTCACTCGTGAACAGATGAACGACGAGGTGGAAAAGGGGGCCGGGCGTGTGGTGCGCAGTGCCACGTTTGCCGTGCTCATCATCTTGATTGTGTTCTTCCCCATCTTGACCCTCTCGGGAATTGAAGGAAAATATTTTACGCCTATGGCCAAGACCCTGGTCTTCTGTATCATAGGTGCCCTTATTCTCTCCTTGACCTATGTGCCCATGATGGCTTCGCTCTGCCTGAAACGCACCACGACCGTCAAACGCACGCTGGCCGACCGTTTCTTCGGTTGGTTGAACCGGATTTACCACCGGGCACTCCGTTTCAGTCTGGCCCACGTGTGGGGAACCATCGCCGGAGCATTTGTCGCTCTGATACTCTCCCTGCTGCTCTTCACGAAATTGGGAGCCGAGTTTATTCCTACTCTCGACGAGGGTGATTTTGCCATGCAGATGACCCTCCCGGCCGGTAGCTCGCTGAGTCGGAGCATCGAGGTCTCGCTCGATGCCGAGAAACGGTTGAAGGAGCGTTTCCCCGAAATCAAGCATGTGGTGGCCAAAATCGGTACGGCCGAGGTGCCCACCGACCCGATGGCGGTCGAAGATGCCGACGTGATGATTGTCATGAAGCCATTCAGCGAATGGACCTCGGCGTCGAGCCGGGCCGAGATGGTGGAGAAGATGAAACAGTGTCTGGATTCCGTCGAAGGGGCCGAGTTCAATTTCAGCCAGCCTATCCAACTCCGGTTCAACGAGTTGATGACGGGTGCCAAGGCCGATATTGCCATCAAGCTCTATGGAGAGGATATGACCGAGCTGTACAGTAAAGCCCGCGAGGCTGCCCGCTACGTCGAGCAGGTGCCGGGTGCCGCCGATGTGCAGGTTGAGCAGGCCATGGGTCTGCCGCAGTTGCTCATTCATTTCGACCGGGCCAAGATAGCCCGCTACGGCATCGACATCGAAGAGCTGAACACCGTAATCCGCACCGCCTATGCCGGCGAGACGGCAGGTGTCGTCTTTGAGAACGAACGCCGGTTCGACCTCGTGGTACGTCTGGACAAGGAGAAAGTGAGCGACTTGAACATCGACAAGCTCTTTGTTCGCACGAAAGACAACATTCAACTCCCGTTGAGCGAGGTGGCCAGCATCGACCTGGTGAACGGTCCGCTCCAAATCAACCGCGACGCCACCAAACGTCGGGTGGTAATCGGGGTGAATGTGCGCGATGCCGACATTCAGCAGGTAGTGAGCCAGATCAGAGAGTCGCTCGACAAGAATGTGAAACTCAAACCCGGCTACTACTTTGAATACGGCGGCCAGTTCGAGAACCTGCAAAATGCCATCAGCACCCTCACGGTGGTTATCCCCATCGCTCTGATGCTCATTCTGTTGCTGCTCTTCTTTGCCTTTCACAGCGTCACCTATTCGCTGGTCGTATTCTCTACCGTGCCCCTCTCGCTTATCGGCGGAATCGTGGCCCTGTGGCTGCGGGGCTTGCCATTCAGTATCTCGGCCGGTGTGGGCTTCATCGCCCTCTTCGGTGTAGCGGTGCTGAACGGTATCTTGATGATTAACCATTTCAACGACATACGCAACCGCACGCAATATGCCCGATGCACCAACCGCATCATTGCCGAGGGGTGTCCGCATCTGTTGCGCCCTGTCTTCCTGACCGGACTGGTGGCCTCGCTGGGTTTTGTGCCGATGGCTGTTGCCACCTCGGCCGGTGCCGAGGTACAGCGTCCGCTGGCTACCGTGGTGATTGGCGGACTGATTGTCTCGACGGTGCTGACCCTGATTATTATCCCCGTCTTTTATCGGGTGGTAGGCATGCTGGCCGCCCGTCGCTTGCGTAGGAAGAGCCGTCGCTCGATGCGCAAGGCTGCGCTGACTGTCGCTCTCGTGGCACTTGCCTGGCCGGCCGTACAGGCTCAGCAGACGGTTTCGATGGACCAGGCGGTCGAGATTGCCTTGAACAACAACCCCCGCTTGAAGATGGCCGAATCGGAGATTGAGCGGGCTCGGGTCTCGAAGGGTGAGGCCTGGGACGGCGGCAGTACCTCGTTCAGCTATTCGTGGGGGCAACTCAATGGTCCCGACTGTCACGACAACGAGCTCTCCATCGAGCAGTCGCTCGGTTCCCTGCTCACCCCCTTCTACAAGAATGCCTTGGCCAACACCCAAATCAGCAAGGGTGAGAGCTATCGCGACATGGTGAAGCGTGAGGTGAAGGCCGAGGTGAAACGGGCGTGGGCCTATTACCAGTATGCCTTCCATCTCAACACGTTGTACAACGGGCAGAAGGAGTTGGCCGAACGGCTCAGAAACAGTGGCGAGCAACGCTACCAGCAGGGCGACATCGACCTGGCCGAACGCAACATGATTACCGCCTTGGCTACCGACCTCTATACCCGTTGGCTCGAAGCCTCCGAAGAGTTGTCGCTGTCCGAGCGCCGGTTTGCCTGGGCCTGTTACAGCGATGAACCTTTGTCGCCGGCCGATACTTCGCTGGCCGTGATGCCCATGCCGGCCGCCAGCTTGTCGCTCTCGTCACGCCATCTCGACTATTTCAACGCTCAGGTGCAGGAGAAGAAGGAGATGTTGAAAATCGAGCGCAGCCGTTTCTTCCCCGAGTTTTCGGTAGGGTATGTGCGCCAGAAGA
It contains:
- the fucP gene encoding L-fucose:H+ symporter permease — its product is MKISIVSKNGVSYLLPFILITTCFALWGFANDITNPMVKAFSKIFRMSVTDGTLVQVAFYGGYFAMAFPAAMFIRKYTYKAGVLLGLGLYALGALAFFPAKLTGNYYPFLLAYFIMTCGLSFLETSCNPYILSMGSEETATRRLNLAQAFNPIGSLLGMYVAMNFIQNKLHPLDTAERAQLSHAEFEAIRDYDLSVLIAPYLIIGVVILVMLLVIRSTPMPRNADTSKSIDFIPTLKRIFSKRHYKYGVVAQFFYVGAQIMCWTFIIQYGTHLFTSQGMEEQAAEVLSQKYNIIAMVIFCVSRFICTFILKYVKPGRLLMVLAVAALVLTAGVIFCVESVWGMYCLVGVSACMSLMFPTIYGIALKGMGDDAKFGAAGLIMAILGGSVLPPVQAAIIDCKELFGMPAVNVSFILPFICFVVIVIYGYHMRRAV
- a CDS encoding CusA/CzcA family heavy metal efflux RND transporter, which produces MFAKIVHFSVRRKLFVALTTLLLLAGGVYSMLTLPIDAVPDITNNQVQIVTVSPTLAPQEVEQLITFPIEIAMSNVMNVEEIRSVSRFGLSLVTVVFKEDVPTLDARQLVNEQIQMVSGEIPPELGTPELMPITTGLGEIYQYVLKVAPGYEDRYDAMELRTIQDWIVKRQLSGIPGIVEINSFGGYLKQYEVAVDPDALYSLNITIGEVFEALSRNNQNTGGSYIEKVNRAYYIRSEGMINDLKDVEQIVVTNRGGIPVHIGDIGRVQFGAPKRFGAMTKDGEGECVGGIAMMLKGANANVVTKELEKRVAKVQQMLPEGVSVEPYLNRSELVNRNISTVIRNLVEGAIIVFLVLIIFLGNVRAGLIVASVIPLAMLFAFILMRIFNVSANLMSLGAIDFGIVVDGSIVILEGILAHLYGKELRGRTLTREQMNDEVEKGAGRVVRSATFAVLIILIVFFPILTLSGIEGKYFTPMAKTLVFCIIGALILSLTYVPMMASLCLKRTTTVKRTLADRFFGWLNRIYHRALRFSLAHVWGTIAGAFVALILSLLLFTKLGAEFIPTLDEGDFAMQMTLPAGSSLSRSIEVSLDAEKRLKERFPEIKHVVAKIGTAEVPTDPMAVEDADVMIVMKPFSEWTSASSRAEMVEKMKQCLDSVEGAEFNFSQPIQLRFNELMTGAKADIAIKLYGEDMTELYSKAREAARYVEQVPGAADVQVEQAMGLPQLLIHFDRAKIARYGIDIEELNTVIRTAYAGETAGVVFENERRFDLVVRLDKEKVSDLNIDKLFVRTKDNIQLPLSEVASIDLVNGPLQINRDATKRRVVIGVNVRDADIQQVVSQIRESLDKNVKLKPGYYFEYGGQFENLQNAISTLTVVIPIALMLILLLLFFAFHSVTYSLVVFSTVPLSLIGGIVALWLRGLPFSISAGVGFIALFGVAVLNGILMINHFNDIRNRTQYARCTNRIIAEGCPHLLRPVFLTGLVASLGFVPMAVATSAGAEVQRPLATVVIGGLIVSTVLTLIIIPVFYRVVGMLAARRLRRKSRRSMRKAALTVALVALAWPAVQAQQTVSMDQAVEIALNNNPRLKMAESEIERARVSKGEAWDGGSTSFSYSWGQLNGPDCHDNELSIEQSLGSLLTPFYKNALANTQISKGESYRDMVKREVKAEVKRAWAYYQYAFHLNTLYNGQKELAERLRNSGEQRYQQGDIDLAERNMITALATDLYTRWLEASEELSLSERRFAWACYSDEPLSPADTSLAVMPMPAASLSLSSRHLDYFNAQVQEKKEMLKIERSRFFPEFSVGYVRQKIAPVSGLNSWMVGVSLPILFFPQQSRAKQARIDLQIANWQAEDNRRQLSNRVSELQSQLVRQRERLLYYQRAAVKEAEALQNSALKKFQANETNITEFIQSLNAAREIQRGYIETVYAYNITVLELELYTE